One genomic region from Anopheles bellator chromosome 2, idAnoBellAS_SP24_06.2, whole genome shotgun sequence encodes:
- the LOC131206948 gene encoding aurora kinase B codes for MDVFEAQDPDAANSEVLAMTIKMMQHPAYENPYDWTTNDFELGKPLGRGKFGRVYLARERETSFMVAMKVMFKSQLTKWNVEKQLLREIEIQSRLKHPHILRLLTWFHDDRRIYLALELAAQGELYKHLKAAPKGRFDERRSARYVSQVADALNYCHANNVIHRDLKPENILLTDDDNIKLADFGWSAHSNSNKRKTMCGTLDYLPPEMVEGKVYDDSVDQWCLGILCYEFLVGNPPFESQTTQNTYDKIRRLEINYPRHLSVGAIDLVSKLLRIPSSSRITLRNVMNHSWVLQMKNERPLR; via the exons ATGGATGTGTTTGAAGCTCAGGATCCCGATGCGGCCAATTCGGAAGTGCTAGCGATGACGATAAAGATGATGCAGCATCCGGCTTACGAAAACCCGTACGATTGGACGACGAACGATTTCGAGCTGGGCAAACCGCTGGGCCGCGGAAAGTTCGGTCGCGTTTACTTGGCCCGGGAACGTGAAACCAGCTTCATGGTGGCAATGAAAGTGATGTTCAAGTCGCAGCTGACCAAATGGAACGTCGAGAAGCAGCTGCTTCGCGAGATTGAGATCCAATCGCGTCTCAAACATCCACACATCTTGCGTCTGTTGACGTGGTTCCACGATGACCGACGGATCTACCTGGCACTGGAGCTGGCCGCACAGGGAGAACTGTACAAGCATCTAAAAGCAGCACCGAAAGGTCGCTTCGACGAGCGCCGTTCGGCTCGGTACGTCTCACAGGTGGCCGATGCGCTCAACTATTGCCACGCGAACAACGTTATTCATCGCGATTTGAAGCCGGAGAATATTCTGCTTACCGACGATGACAACATCAAACTGGCCGATTTCGGTTGGTCCGCacactcgaactcgaacaagCGCAAGACGATGTGCGGTACACTCGATTATCTGCCCCCGGAGATGGTGGAAGGAAAGGTGTACGACGATTCGGTCGATCAGTGGTGTTTGGGCATTCTCTGCTACGAGTTTCTCGTGGGCAATCCCCCGTTCGAGTCACAGACAACACAAAACACCTACGACAAGATCCGGCGGCTCGAGATCAACTATCCCCGACACTTGAGCGTGGGTGCGATTGATCTTGTGTCAAAG CTCCTACGCATTCCAAGCAGCTCTCGCATAACGCTGCGGAACGTGATGAACCATTCGTGGGTGTTGCAGATGAAAAATGAGAGGCCGTTGCGTTGA
- the LOC131206947 gene encoding uncharacterized protein LOC131206947 — MTDINRGTAGPYLHQHNGQIEPQSVQSPSGASVSFGGGSLKRNNSHHQRTKKASNGGPGSTLERGTSGSSAEYGTPAGRSGVGSGLAKSWSKQSSSSQSTQGAGPVAGATTKLIPTVPKTEATLADDFKRFHTHRNSYGGKSNLNVNNTDQTIKSQVLLHQQKLREYSKQQQQQHRDNDSYSTCSSSQSDYQHPQHQHGHHRLHHHSHPHPHHQHQHHGQPKQQPTPHQPLAGPMYPVSATVAATATLTRAGGSILKNATNTGNDPAVRNTLKRGPGGLSTLSLCSCDADTEIIPNPLRPLYQYSLDRKNPRQHTYTCEQNAQILLRLEKDRQKKFGSMGKLHLATSTGDLSNGGGPATVVVAPRHSSITGASVPTSSVSTPTPTPPPPLHQGPPSGAKGGPNPCKAINVLSFDCQRGSYPRGDNYAEDDSYSEDMIPPPPPPLNRRPSYGYGCIVQPVAGPDPVPGELPVNDLTAPLAANGNGAGTGYHPMHQPDLFNFASANGSASDTLKSTLKSTKPSTNSKTTSGVPAKGKAKLNEPLPVMMVDLMNGNAAVTGGGCNGTGSGDGGVKPYPPYYFDDNYLQHHYYYQSAAGDDRFAESVDLPAKEPMADGQLFLYHQHHNPHLHHHHPDPLGGYIPNYDALNLPAKYNTIGANGHLPGDLPLPGHLASLGGKYHQEGATVVAGGVGGLGMGGDHHASSCNINQYGAGGASAKSNLVASHNHHFSNSISNFNFNPSQYFGSALDPAPGTTIIPGGLGGVMGPVDGFPSSCSLNGTPNKQQQQHPWKHRQCPSRGSSSTGSGSSKWDLPSRQWLAVTSILLIAGAAGVAVPLALKVSTGAPLEERLQVATQLLDTVPLIDGHNDLPWNIRKFLHNQLNEFRFDDDLKSILPWSKSAWSHTDLQRLKRGRIAAQFWAAYVPCEAQHKDAVQITLEQIDVIKRLTERYSPHLTSCASVFDIVQAHKNRQMCSLIGVEGGHSLGGSLGVLRIYYALGVRYMTLTSTCHTPWADSSNADAPKYDVRHGGLTAYGKTIVREMNRLGMIVDLSKSSLSTMKDVLATSQAPVIFSHSSAYALCNSSRNVQDEVLGLVTKNRGLVMVNFYNKFLRCSENASVQDAVAHINHIRRVAGIDHVGLGAGYDGINFTPHDLEDVSSYPRLFAELLGDGWTVDELEKLAGRNLLRVFEDVEKVRENQRLSGVRPYEDIPPVLRPEDHTNCSTNS; from the exons ATGACCGACATCAATCGCGGCACGGCGGGCCCGTATCTGCACCAGCACAATGGCCAAATCGAGCCGCAATCAGTGCAATCCCCGTCGGGAGCTTCGGTGAGCTTCGGTGGCGGCTCGTTGAAACGCAACAATAGCCATCAtcagcgaacgaaaaaggcCTCGAACGGTGGTCCTGGCTCGACTCTCGAGCGGGGAACCAGCGGAAGCAGCGCCGAGTATGGGACACCGGCCGGCAGATCCGGCGTCGGTTCCGGGCTGGCGAAGAGCTGGTCCAAACAGTCGAGCAGCTCGCAATCGACGCAGGGGGCCGGACCCGTGGCCGGTGCAACAACCAAATTAATACCCACCGTTCCCAAAACGGAAGCCACGCTCGCCGACGACTTTAAGCGCTTCCACACGCACCGCAACAGCTACGGTGGGAAATCcaatttaaatgtaaataacaCCGATCAAACGATAAAGTCGCAGGTCCTGCTACACCAGCAGAAGCTGCGGGAGtacagcaagcagcagcagcagcagcaccgcgacAATGATAGCTACTCGACCTGCTCGTCCTCGCAGTCCGACTATCAACacccgcagcaccagcacggcCACCATCGGCTGCATCACCACTCACATCCACATccccaccatcagcaccagcaccatggCCAGCCGAAGCAGCAACCGACCCCGCATCAACCGCTGGCCGGTCCGATGTACCCGGTATCGGCCACGGTGGCAGCCACGGCCACCCTGACACGTGCCGGTGGCTCGATATTGAAAAATGCCACCAACACCGGTAATGATCCGGCGGTCCGGAACACGCTCAAACGGGGCCCGGGAGGATTAAGCACGCTGTCCCTGTGCAGCTGCGATGCGGACACCGAG ATAATACCAAATCCATTAAGGCCATTATATCAGTACAGCCTGGACAGGAAAAATCCTCGCCAGCACACGTACACGTGCGAGCAGAACGCCCAGATACTGCTGCGCCTGGAGAAGGACCGCCAGAAGAAGTTCGGCTCGATGGGCAAACTG CATCTTGCCACGTCGACCGGTGACCTCAGCAACGGAGGCGGCccagcaacggtggtggtggccccgcggCACTCGAGCATAACCGGAGCCTCGGTGCCGACCTCGTCCGTGTCGACGCCAACGCCTACGCCCCCGCCGCCCCTCCACCAGGGACCACCATCGGGTGCCAAAGGAGGGCCGAATCCCTGCAAAGCCATCAATGTGCTCTCTTTCGACTGCCAGCGTGGATCGTATCCGAGAGGCGATAATTATGCGGAG GACGATTCGTACAGCGAGGACATgataccgccaccgccaccaccactgaaCCGGCGCCCATCGTACGGGTACGGTTGCATAGTGCAACCTGTTGCCGGGCCGGATCCTGTACCGGGCGAACTGCCGGTGAACGATTTGACAGCGCCGTTGGccgccaacggcaacggtgccggcaccggctACCACCCGATGCACCAACCGGACTTGTTTAACTTCGCTTCGGCGAACGGGTCGGCCAGTGACACGCTGAAGTCAACACTCAAATCCACCAAACCGTCGACAAACAGTAAAACGACTTCCGGCGTCCCGGCGAAAGGCAAGGCGAAGCTCAACGAGCCCCtcccggtgatgatggtggattTGATGAACGGAAACGCGGCGgtcaccggcggcgggtgcaatggaaccggaagcggggaCGGCGGTGTGAAACCCTATCCTCCGTACTACTTCGACGATAACTATCTGCagcaccactactactaccagAGTGCGGCCGGGGACGACCGGTTCGCCGAGTCGGTCGATCTGCCGGCCAAAgagccgatggccgatggccaaCTCTTCCTCTACCATCAGCACCATAACCCGCACCtacaccaccatcacccggaCCCGCTGGGCGGCTACATACCGAACTACGATGCGCTCAACCTGCCTGCCAAGTACAACACGATCGGCGCCAACGGCCACTTGCCGGGTGATCTGCCACTGCCGGGGCACCTGGCCAGCCTCGGCGGTAAGTATCACCAGGAGGGCGCCACCGTGGTCGCCGGTGGCGTTGGGGGACTTGGAATGGGCGGTGATCATCATGCCAGTTCCTGCAACATAAACCAGTACGGCGCCGGTGGGGCTTCGGCCAAGAGCAATCTCGTCGCCTCGCACAACCATCACTTCTCCAACTCGATCAGCAACTTCAACTTCAACCCCTCGCAGTACTTCGGATCGGCGCTGGACCCAGCgcccggcaccaccatcattcCGGGCGGTCTCGGCGGCGTCATGGGACCCGTCGATGGCTTCCCGTCGTCCTGCAGCCTCAACGGGACGCccaacaaacagcagcaacaacacccgTGGAAGCACCGCCAGTGCCCGAGCCGAggctccagcagcaccggatcGGGATCATCGA agtGGGACCTTCCGTCGAGACAGTGGCTGGCGGTGACCTCGATCCTGCTGATAGCTGGTGCGGCCGGCGTTGCCGTGCCGCTGGCGCTGAAGGTTTCCACCGGGGCGCCGCTCGAGGAGCGGCTGCAGGTGGCCACGCAGCTGCTCGACACAGTGCCTTTAATCGATGGCCACAACGATCTGCCGTGGAACATACGGAAGTTCCTCCACAATCAGCTGAACGAGTTTCG GTTTGACGATGATCTCAAGTCGATTCTGCCCTGGTCGAAGAGTGCCTGGAGTCACACGGACCTGCAGCGCCTCAAACGGGGCCGCATAGCGGCACAG TTTTGGGCGGCCTACGTTCCGTGCGAGGCGCAGCATAAGGATGCGGTTCAGATCACGCTCGAGCAGATAGACGTAATTAAAAGACTGACAGAACGCTACTCGCCGCATCTGACGTCGTGTGCCTCGGTGTTTG ATATTGTACAAGCACACAAAAACCGTCAAATGTGTTCATTAATCGGTGTCGAGGGTGGCCACTCGCTCGGCGGCTCGCTCGGTGTCCTGCGGATCTACTACGCGCTGGGCGTACGCTACATGACGCTCACGTCCACCTGTCACACGCCCTGGGCCGACTCGAGCAACGCGGATGCCCCGAAATATGATGTCCGGCATGGGGGCCTAACGGCCTACGGCAAG ACTATCGTTCGCGAAATGAACCGGCTCGGTATGATAGTGGACCTGTCCAAGTCGTCCCTCAGCACGATGAAGGATGTTCTGGCGACCTCCCAGGCACCGGTCATCTTTTCCCACTCGTCGGCCTACGCATTGTGCAACTCAAGCCGCAACGTGCAGGATGAAGTGCTCGGGCTGGTGACGAAAAATCGCGGCCTGGTAATGGTGAACTTTTACAACAAGTTTCTGCGGTGCAGCGAAAACGCATCCGTGCAGGACGCCGTAG